TAATACATTTATAAAGCAATTCATTTTGCTAAACATTTCTAAATTTGACTCCATTAAAATTTTTTTGCCAAGCAAAAGAGGAAACATCCTCTGGCTTCGCTACTGGTTCCTCAGGTCCTATAAGGAATTACAAAAAAATTAATTGCGTCAAATTTAGAAATGCTAAAGCTTACTCATATGTTTATTACATGTATTATTTGTATTTACTATATTAAAATTAAAGCTATTATTATTTTGAGGTACTTTTTTTATAAGGATTATAATAACTTTATTGTATATAATTTTTAAATTATATATAAAATATATTAGCTATAAATAATAAAATTTTTTATTTAAACACTTATTGGGTTTAAAAATCATATATTGGGTAAAATGATATTTAAAGAAAAGTATTAAATGTTAATTTATTTTTAAAATTAGTACATATTTATAAAGTGTGAGCACATATAATTAGACTAATTAAAGGATTTTTTTTGAACTTGTTGAATTAATAAAAATGATATTTTAATAATTAAATTATAATAAGTAGGAGGATTAAAATGGACAGAGAAGAAATAATAGATTATTTAAATGATAACGACATATATAATATTGAGGAAATAGAATATAATGAGGATGTTTTCCCTATTAAAATTTATTATGAATTTGATGAAGAAGAAATATTAGCAGCTAAAGCTTATACAGAAGAAGAATCACCTAAAGGAAATATAGAAGATGAAGAAGAAGAGGATTTGTATAAGCCTTATTTAAATGACATAGCGAAAGATAATATAGATGATATACTTGAAGATTTAAAAGAAGAACTAGATATAGAAGCACAATATGTATGTTACGATGATACTGTAGATAATGGTGTAAATGAATTTATTGTAGTTTTTTATGAAAAAGGTAGAAATATAGATATAGATGAAATAATAGGATTTGTTTATTAAAAATGAAACCACAGATTTATCTGTGGTTATTTTTTAAATATAAATTTTTATATTTTTTATTTTCATATTCCACAATAAGCTTGTCCAATTCTTTACTACACTGTATTACTTCAGAATTAGATAAATCATGTTTTTCTATTAAGGTATATAAATATTGTTTAAGATAATAAATTTTTAAATTTAAAGCTTTTAATTGTAAATTATTCATATCATCAACCCCATTTATTGAGTAAATTTAATTGTAATTAATTACTTCTTTGTTTTATATCCTTATTCTAACAGATTATTCCTAAGTTATCATATATTTCGTAAGTCAAGGTTATACATTCTGCAACATAAATAACTATAATTTCTGTTGATAAAATGTGCATTAGTATGTTGATAAATTGTGGAAAAAATGTGTAGGAAATGTGGAAAAGTATGCTAATTGTTGGCGCGTAAGGGATAGAACTGTTGATAAAAAGCTATAAAATAAAAACAAGATGTCGAAAAGTTTTTTTATTTCAACAAAATAATCTATTTTATTTAAGCCACTTGTCATATTTATTAAATATGATATAATAAAAAAGATTAATGCTTACATATATATTAATATGATATGCTAATTAAGGTTATTTAAATGAAATAAAAGCAAAATACATATAGAAAATATTATTTGTATACAATAAACCATGATTTGAGGGGGAAAATATATGCTAAATACAGATATTGCTATGGGACTTGCTAGAGTAACAGAAGCAGCAGCGTTAAGTGCATCAAAATTTATGGGCAGAGGAGATAAAAACGCAGCGGATCAAGCAGCTGTGGATGGAATGCATAAAGCTTTTCAAATAATGCCTGTAAGAGGTAAGGTTGTTATAGGAGAAGGAGAATTAGATGAGGCTCCTATGTTATATATAGGTGAGGAAGTTGGAATTGGTGCAAAAGATATGATAGAAATGGATATAGCTGTAGATCCAGTAGATGGAACTAAACTTATAGCAAAGGGATTAGAAAATGCCATAGCTGTGGTGGCTATGGGTCCTAAAGGAAGTTTATTTCATGCACCGGATATGTATATGAAGAAGATAGCTGTAGGATCAGGAGCTAAGGGAGCTATAGATATAAACAAATCACCTAAAGAAAATATATTAAATGTAGCTAGAGCTTTAAATAAAGATGTAACAGAGCTCACAGTTATAGTTCAAGAAAGAGATAGACATGATTATATAGTAAAAGATGCAAGAGAAGTGGGAGCTAGAGTTAAACTTTTTGGAGAAGGAGATGTAGCAGCCGTATTAGCTTGTGGATTTGAAGACACTGGAGTTGATATAATGATGGGAACTGGTGGAGCACCAGAAGGTGTTATAGCAGCTGCCGCTATAAAATGTATGGGTGGTGAAATGCAAGCCCAACTTTGCCCAACTAGCCAAGAAGAAATAGAAAGATGTAAAAATATGGGGATAGAAGATCATAAAGCTATACTTTATATAGATGATTTAGTAAAAAGTGATGATGTTTATTTTGCAGCTACAGCAATAACAGATTGTGATTTGTTAAAGGGTGTAGTTTATAGTAGAAATGAAAAAGCTATTACAAATTCTATAGTTATGAGATCTAAAACTGGAACTATTAGATTTATTAAAGCCTGCCATAATTTAGCTAAGAGTGCTATAGTAGTTGAATAATTTAAAAATTAAATTAGTTCTTTAATAATCCTTTATATATATAGTATGTATTAAAATATAGTTGTTTTAATACATACTTTTTTTTATATAATAGGTTATTATTTTTTTTTATAAATGTTATAATTTAGTATATTATTTGTTTATATGTATATACAATATAATAAAAATATAAAATAAGTATACAATTATATATAAATCTTTTATATAACTACAAATAAAGTATTTGAAGGATAATATACAGAATAAGCACTGAGAATAATGAAGCATTTAAAAGGACATAGTTTTTAAGAAGAATATATGTCTTATTTTAGGTTGTTTTTAATGACTATATTGTTATTTAACGTTAATTTAATAAATAATAAATTTCATATATTTTATTTTTATATAATATGATGTAAAATAAAATGTAAACTGATATTAAGGAGTTGTAGAAGATGGGTATGAAAAAGCTTATAGAAAGAATTAATTTTTTATATAAAAAAAGTAAAGAAGAAGGACTTACAGAAGAGGAAAAAATAGAACAACAAAAATTAAGAAGAGAATACATAGATATAATAAAAGGAAATGTAAAAGTTCAACTAGAAGGAGTTGAAAAGATTCCAACTCCTAACAGAAAAAACTAATAAATCTTTATTCAAAGGAGGTGCAAAACATTTGGTTAGAGTAAAAGATTTAATAAAAGATATGGAATTGGAAGTAGTAGTAGAGGGATTAAAAAATAATATTATAGATGTTAGTGATATCAATAGACCTGGTCTTCAATTTTCAGGGTTTTACAATTATTTTGCTAATGAGAGGGTGCAGGTAGTTGGAAAAACAGAGTGGAGTTTCTTAGATGTAATGAAAACAGAACTCAGAGTTAAAAGGTTAAATAAATTTTTTGAATTTAAAACTCCATGTACTATAATAACTAGAAATTTAGAAGCACATGATGAATTTATAAATAGTGCTAAAGAAAAAGGTCAATGGGTTTTAAGGACTGATAAGATATCTACAAGATTTATAAGTTCTTTAATGTCCTATTTAGATGAAAAATTAGCTCCAGAAACTAGAATGCATGGCGTACTTTTAGATGTATATGGCATCGGTATACTTATTACAGGAGAGAGTGGTATTGGAAAAACAGAAACAGCTTTAGAACTTATAAAGAGAGGTCATAGATTAGTAGCGGATGATGCAGTGGATATTAAAGAGGTAAATGGAATACTAATAGGAACATCTCCGTCTATTACTTCAGGAATGATGGAAGTTAGGGGGATGGGTATAATAGATGTAGCAGCTCTTTATGGATTAAGTTCTATATTAGATGATAAAAAAATTGATTTGATGATTAATTTAGAACAATGGAAAAAGGAAAAGAGTTACGATAGATTAGGCGTGGATAAGGAGTATATAGACATATTAAATATACCGATTAGAAAACTTACTGTTCCTATAAGACCAGGGAGAAATTTAGCTGTAATAATAGAAGCTGCTGCAGCAAACTATAGATATACTTTAGTTACAAAAAATTGTCCAGTAGATATAATAAATGAAAGAATTAGTAAGGAGGCCGCTGGTTTAAAAGAAAATGAATAATAAAGCTATTTTAAGAGAAAAGATTATAAATATGAGGAAGCTTTTAACTTTAGAAGAAAAAGTTAAAAAGGATATTAAAATAAAAAAGAGGCTTTACGAAAGTTTATTATATAAAAATTCAAGTCTTATATTTATATATGTAAGTTTAAATAATGAAATTAATACCCATGATATTATAAAGGAAAGTTTGAAAAATGGGAAAAGGATATGTGTACCTAAAGTTATATCTATAAAAGAAGGAATGGAAGTCTTAGAAATAAAGGAGTTTTCAGAACTTGCAGAGTGTGGGTCATATAAAATATTAGAACCTAAAAATTTTGAAAATAAAGTAGATCCTAAAGAGATAGATTTGGCTATTTTACCTGGTTTAGCTTTTGATAATGAAGGCGGTAGATTAGGCTATGGTGGAGGATTTTATGATAGATTTCTGCCTAAATTAAAAAATGAAATTCCTAAAATAGCTTTAGCTTATGATTTCCAGGTGATAGATAGTGTACCTAAAGATTTTCATGATATATTAGTAGATGAAGTTATAACAGATTACTAATATTTACAAAGAAAAAATAAGATACTAATATAAAAAAAATATAGTATATTTTATAATATAATCAAATAAAATTTAAATAGTATATTTTATAATATAATCAAATAAAATTTAAAATGAATATATTTTATAATAAAGCTAATTTAGAATTTTTATAATAGATAAAAATTTAGTTAGCTTCTATTATAATGCAAAAATTTTATGGTAAAATATAGAGGAGAGCAAATAATGATTAATAAATAAAATTTTATATAAGAATAATAAATACCTTAAGTCCAAACAATATTCATATAAAAATATTGTTTAGGGGATTTTATATGATAATTTTTGATTTGTTAAATGATTTCGAAGAGATTAAAGGCGACTTTACACTGGGAAAAAGCTATTATTGGATATTGGTTCATTCACAGGATTTAAATAGCTTAAAGGATAAACTAAATTTAAAGGAAGAAAATATAAAGGAATGTGAGAATTATACTCAAGGAGCACAAATAAACTTCTATAAAGATTATATATTTATTATTTTAAATTTATTAAATTATGATAAGGTTGTAGAAGCAAATGAAATAAATATATTTTTAAGCAAGGATTATATAATAACAGTTTATAAAGAAAGATTAAATTTAATAGAAGAAATATTGGATGATATCAAGGAATGCAGAAATTGTTTTTTACTTAAAGAAAATCCTAAACCATTCATTTTACTGTATTATATTATAGATAGAATAATAATTAAAAATTATGAAGTTATAGCTACTTTGGAAACTGAAGCAGATAAGATAGAGATAGATATATTAAAAGAACCAAAGCATGAACATATAGATGAAATAATTTATTTAAGAAGACAGGTTTATAGAATAAGAAAATATATAACACCTTTAAGATATATAGGAGATAGTCTTATAAGTAATGATAATGCTATGATAGAAGAAGAATGTGTTAAATATTGTATAACTTTAAATAATAAAATAGAAAAATTAATGGTCGCATTAGAAACTTTGGTACAAGATCTTTCTTTGGTTAGGGAAGCTTTTGAGTCAGAAATATCTAATAAAACTAATGAGTTAATGAAAGTATTTACTTTAATCGCTACTATTTTTTTACCAGCTAGTTTAATTACTAGTATTTATGGAATGAATTTTGATAATCTTCCTCCTATGCAACATCCTAAAGGATGTTTATATGTTCTAGGGTTTACATTTGTTATATCTTTATTTTTAGTTTATTTATTTAAAAGAAAAAAATGGCTATAAAATAAAAATATGTATTTTATAGAAGATTTAAACTATTATCATTAATTTATGTTAAAATATATAGTGTAATAGAATATTATGGAAGAGGGGTGAAAACTTAAGTGATATTCATCGCTTAGGTAAAGGTATGGAAAAAGATTTAACTAAAAATTATGAATTGGCTTGGGATAAGTATTCCGAGGAAGATCTAAAAAAGGTTTTTGACTTATCAGAAAAATACAAAAACTTCATGTCTAAATGTAAAACAGAAAGAGAATGTGTAAAAGAATTTATAGTTTTAGCAGAAGAAAATGGATACAAAAATTTAGAAGAAATTATAAAAAATAATGAAAAATTAAAACCAGGTGACAAGGTGTATGCAAATAATATGGATAAAACTTTAGCACTATTTGTTGTAGGCGAAGAACCTATGGAAAAAGGCCTTAAAATATTAGGTGCTCACGTAGATTCACCAAGATTAGATTTAAAACAAAATCCTTTATATGAGGATACAGATTTAGCTTTATTTGAGACTCACTATTATGGTGGAATAAAGAAATATCAGTGGGTTACACTACCATTATCTATTCATGGTGTAATAGTTAAAAAAGACGGAACTAAAGTTAATGTAGTAGTAGGAGAAGAAGAATCAGATCCTGTATTTGGAGTATCTGACTTATTAATTCATTTATCAGCAGATCAAATGGATAAAAAGGCTGCTAAAGTAGTAGAGGGAGAAAATTTAAATATACTAATAGGAAGTATACCTATAGAAGATAAAGATGCTAAAGATAGAGTAAGAAAAAATATATTAAGATTATTAAATGATAAATATGGAATAGATGAAGAAGATTTTGTTTCAGCAGAATTAGAGGTAGTTCCAGCAGGAAAAGCTAGAGATTATGGTTTTGATAGAAGTATGGTAATGGCTTATGGTCACGATGATAGAATTTGTTCTTATACTTCTTTTGAAGCTATGATGAAGATGGACAAGGTAGATAAAACTTGTGTTACACTACTAGTAGATAAAGAAGAAATTGGTAGTGTAGGGGCAACTGGCATGCAATCTAAGTTTTTTGAAAATGTAGTAGCAGAAGTAGTAAACTTAACATCAGATAATTATAGTGATCTAAAATTAAGAAGATGCCTTACAAATTCAAAAATGTTATCTTCTGATGTATCTGCAGCCTTTGATCCTAATTATCCATCTGTTATGGAAAAGAAAAATTCAGCTTATTTTGGAAAAGGTATAGTATTTAATAAATATACTGGAGCTAAAGGAAAAGCGGGATCAAATGATGCAAATCCAGAATATATAGCTGAAATAAGAGCTATGATGGAAAAGCATAATGTATCATGGCAAACAGCAGAATTAGGAAAGGTAGATCAAGGTGGTGGAGGAACTATAGCTTACATATTGGCTCAATATGCTATGGAAGTTATAGATTGTGGAGTAGCACTTCATAATATGCATGCACCTTGGGAAATAGCTAGTAAAGCTGATATTTATGAAGCTGTGAGAGGATACTGCGCTTTCTTATTAGAAGCTTAGAATAAGGAAATTACGACTTAACGTTCCTTAAAGGGTGAAAATTAAAACAATAAATACTTTTGTTCAATAGATAGCTATAAAAATAAAGAATACTCTAATATTTGTGTCCTAATATTTAAACTAACGCTCTGCTGCCACGTCCTGTTTACTTCACGTTTAAATATTAGTTCACAAATAAAGTATTCTTTTTATTTTTATAGCTATCTATTTTCTCTAAAAGTATTTATTGTTTTAATACCTTTAAAAGATGTTATTATAAATTCCAATTGAAAGGGAAAACTGAAAAATGATGATTTTGTTCCACGTACAAAGTATAGAGGAAAGAGTATAGTTGATTCAAAGTAAAGATTAGAGATTCTTATTTATTTTTATAATTACTTATTGATTAACAGTATTTATTCTTTTAATTCTCATCTGTGCTCTATAATCTGTAAACTAATTTTTAAGTCGCAACTTTGTTATACTGAGTCTATGAATTTTAAGAGTTTTTCTATATTAGCTTGATCTAAAGTAGTTGCTCCTATTCTATCTGGATGGCTTCCATCAGTTTTAGTTAATCCGTGAAAATCTGAACCACCGGTTATAATTTTGTTATATTTTTTAGATAGGCTTTTAAGTTTAATAGTATCCTCTAGTTTATTCATATAATATATTGCTTCTACTCCATCAAAATCTAATTTAAATAAATCCTCTACATTAATTTTCTTTATTAATACAGGATGGGCTAAGACTGATATAGCACCAGATTTCTTTAATAAGGATATACCTTCTTCAGTGGAGATGGTTTTATTTGGTACATAAGCTTTGCAGCCTTCACCAATAAAGTTTGAAAATATATAGTCCCAGCTATAATTATATCCTGCGTCTACAATTGCTTTTGCAATATGAGGTCTCGAAATAACCCCTTTTGTGGATTCCATTATTTTATCAAAACTTATTATTATATCAAAATGTTCTTTTAGTTTATTTATTATTTCATTAGCTCTTTTTTTTCTGAATTCTTTTTTGTGTTTTTGGAAATCTTTTATTAAATTATTTTTATAATTATTTCCTTTAAAATATCCTAAAACGTGGACACTGCAGTTATTATATGTAGTGGATAATTCTATTCCTGGAATCACCTTTATGTTTAATTTCTCTCCATAAAATAATGCTTCTTCTATTCCATCTGTAGTATCATGATCCGTTACAGATATTATATCTAGATTTTCTTCTTTAGCTAGATAAATCAATTCTTTTGATGAATATTTGCCATCAGAAGCATTAGTATGGGTATGAAAATCGCCTTTTATATAAATAAAAATTACCTCCTTTAGAACTTAATAAGTTTACTATATATTTTATAGTAAACTTATTATAAATAAAATATATAAGCATAATAAATTAACTTATTTATAAATATATTGCTATGAAATAGTGATGTTTATTGGTAAAATGTTTTAAAAAATATTAATAGATATAAGCAAATAAATTTTTAAGTTTACTTACAATTGATTTTTTTTATATTTAGTGCAAATTTTTGAGCTTTTTTTTCTATATTAGGTATTTTGAATATAGCTTTAGGATCATTAGCTGTTTCCATCAATAAAGCATAAGGTGGCAACAAAAATCCCTTATTTATATTTAGTGCTCCTATTAATTGTTTTGCTACAGAATCACTTCCAGAGTTTCCAGATACTATTACTCCAAGTAGGCATTTGTCATAAAAACTTGCTTTTCTATAAAGTACAGTAAGTCTGTTTATTGTAGCTGATATGTTAGATGAAATAGCATCATTATAGTTAGGACATAGCCATACTACTATATCAGATCCATTTATAGCCGGTAATATATTTTCAACCATAAAACCACCATAAAAGCAACTATTTTGCTTACCATAATGTAAGCATGTTTTATAAGAACAACCTTTGCATTCTTGAACTTTACCATTTTCTATTTGAATTTCATTTATATCATATTCTTTTAATTTACATGAAGCCATATGCCAAAGACTTAATGTATTAGAAAAAGTATGAGGAGAAGAATAAAGGGCTGTTATTTTAGGTGACTTTATATATTTAGGAGTATAATTTAAAAGTCTTTTTCCAAGTTTATGACATAAATTTAAGCAAATTTTTTCTAAGGGTATATTTAAAGTTTTTTGCCAAGTTAAAAAATTTTTAAAAGAAGCAGTTGCTTCAATTATGGGATGACCTATAAATCTACAACCTAAAGAATTGGTTATAAATATTAAATTTTGACATACATCTTTTGTAAAAAGCTCTGTAGAGCTGTGAACTAGCAAAGTAGCTGTAGAATTATAAAAAAAATCTTTTTCTTTAGTTTTTAAGCTCTCTAAAAAAGTCCACATATATAAGTCTATACCAGAAAAACCTACTTCGATAGTAAATAATATTTTTTTCTCCTTTAAGTCTAATAAATTATCGCTATTTATTATTGTAGTAACTTTAGAAAAGTTCTCACAAAAAATTTTAATCATGTCCGTTAACTCTTTAGATACTTTAGGATTTGGTATTATAAGGAATAATTCTTCCATAAAAACACTTCCTTAAAATATAATTTGGATTATATTAAATGATAAAATTGCATAATTTATTTTTAAATATAAATATATCAATATATTGTATTGATATATTTGCTTAAGCACAATATGTTATATAGGGATTAGAAATCTTTTAATTATGCAATTTGCTTAATTATTAAAGTTAGTATATTTAAAGAGTAAAATTAATTATTTATTATAATAAAGGGAAATTGTTATATAGATTTATAAAAATTCCCTTTATAAAATGTTTAAAAGAATATTAAAAATTCTTTAAATAGCTATGGGTTCTTTCTAATTTTTTTAGCAATTTAGAGGGTATATTTTTATAGGTTTCTAGTTCTATAGTATTGTTTATAAATCTATTTTTAATTCCCATAAAAGCACCATCTAAAAATGTGGCACTATAATGCCACTGAGATTTTATAGTGGCTATTAAAGAAAAACTTCCAGAAGATAGGGCAGGAGCTATATAGGGTTTGAAGCCCAAAGAACGTATTTCTAAATTTGCTTCTCTAGTTTTTTTTGTTAGAATATCAGATAAATTTTCATCATAATTTTCTATACTATTTGCTATTATAAGACCTTCTCCATGAGGTCCAAATGCCCTTCCTTCTACATGATAATTTTTAAGTTCAGGATATTTTACTGCGTAATATGCAGCTCTAGCGTTCATAACTCCAAGACCATATCCTCTAATTTGGTTAGGGGATAAACCTTCTTTTAGAGCTGATTTGCATAAAAGATCTACTGGATCAGATACCACAGCAAAGATACCTTCAAAATTTTTTTCTTTTGCAAGTTTAGCATATAAAGATACTATTTTACTATTTCCTTCAAATTGAACTAATCGTACATCTTTACTTTCATTTCCTATTTTAGGTACACCTACAGAAACGCAAAATACGAACATATTACAATTGAAAATTTCATCTTCATTTAATGCTTTTATTTTAGGTAAATTTGGATTTAAAGTAGGACTTTGAATTTGATTACATTCATATTCCCATCGACTTATTTTATTTATATCTTTATCATATATACCTATTTCCTCTATACAATCTTCTCCTAAAAGTCTTAAACCTGTAATTAATGTTCCACCTACATCGCCTAATCCTACTATATTTATTTTCCATTTTGGATTTTGGCAAGGATTAAATTTTAGTGTTTCTCTCCAATTTTTATAAGATTTATTAATGCCTATTAACCTTTTTTCTTGTATAGCTTTTTTTATAAATTGCGGAACGGGGATAAGGGAATATTTTTCTATTAAAATATCCAAATTTTCATTTTTTATAAAGAGCATAGAGGTATTAGTTATTAAAAAGCTTCTTCTAGAATTGTTTTCATCTAGATCTACTAAAAAATACATTAATCCTTTATGAGAAGAAACTTCTTTTTCTGTTATTTTTTTAAAGTTTTCTTCTTTCTTTGAAATTATAATGCAATTTTCTATAA
Above is a window of Clostridium sporogenes DNA encoding:
- a CDS encoding aspartyl-phosphate phosphatase Spo0E family protein, yielding MNNLQLKALNLKIYYLKQYLYTLIEKHDLSNSEVIQCSKELDKLIVEYENKKYKNLYLKNNHR
- the glpX gene encoding class II fructose-bisphosphatase, which codes for MLNTDIAMGLARVTEAAALSASKFMGRGDKNAADQAAVDGMHKAFQIMPVRGKVVIGEGELDEAPMLYIGEEVGIGAKDMIEMDIAVDPVDGTKLIAKGLENAIAVVAMGPKGSLFHAPDMYMKKIAVGSGAKGAIDINKSPKENILNVARALNKDVTELTVIVQERDRHDYIVKDAREVGARVKLFGEGDVAAVLACGFEDTGVDIMMGTGGAPEGVIAAAAIKCMGGEMQAQLCPTSQEEIERCKNMGIEDHKAILYIDDLVKSDDVYFAATAITDCDLLKGVVYSRNEKAITNSIVMRSKTGTIRFIKACHNLAKSAIVVE
- a CDS encoding DUF896 domain-containing protein, with the translated sequence MGMKKLIERINFLYKKSKEEGLTEEEKIEQQKLRREYIDIIKGNVKVQLEGVEKIPTPNRKN
- the hprK gene encoding HPr(Ser) kinase/phosphatase, with product MVRVKDLIKDMELEVVVEGLKNNIIDVSDINRPGLQFSGFYNYFANERVQVVGKTEWSFLDVMKTELRVKRLNKFFEFKTPCTIITRNLEAHDEFINSAKEKGQWVLRTDKISTRFISSLMSYLDEKLAPETRMHGVLLDVYGIGILITGESGIGKTETALELIKRGHRLVADDAVDIKEVNGILIGTSPSITSGMMEVRGMGIIDVAALYGLSSILDDKKIDLMINLEQWKKEKSYDRLGVDKEYIDILNIPIRKLTVPIRPGRNLAVIIEAAAANYRYTLVTKNCPVDIINERISKEAAGLKENE
- a CDS encoding 5-formyltetrahydrofolate cyclo-ligase gives rise to the protein MNNKAILREKIINMRKLLTLEEKVKKDIKIKKRLYESLLYKNSSLIFIYVSLNNEINTHDIIKESLKNGKRICVPKVISIKEGMEVLEIKEFSELAECGSYKILEPKNFENKVDPKEIDLAILPGLAFDNEGGRLGYGGGFYDRFLPKLKNEIPKIALAYDFQVIDSVPKDFHDILVDEVITDY
- a CDS encoding magnesium transporter CorA family protein — translated: MIIFDLLNDFEEIKGDFTLGKSYYWILVHSQDLNSLKDKLNLKEENIKECENYTQGAQINFYKDYIFIILNLLNYDKVVEANEINIFLSKDYIITVYKERLNLIEEILDDIKECRNCFLLKENPKPFILLYYIIDRIIIKNYEVIATLETEADKIEIDILKEPKHEHIDEIIYLRRQVYRIRKYITPLRYIGDSLISNDNAMIEEECVKYCITLNNKIEKLMVALETLVQDLSLVREAFESEISNKTNELMKVFTLIATIFLPASLITSIYGMNFDNLPPMQHPKGCLYVLGFTFVISLFLVYLFKRKKWL
- a CDS encoding aminopeptidase, with product MEKDLTKNYELAWDKYSEEDLKKVFDLSEKYKNFMSKCKTERECVKEFIVLAEENGYKNLEEIIKNNEKLKPGDKVYANNMDKTLALFVVGEEPMEKGLKILGAHVDSPRLDLKQNPLYEDTDLALFETHYYGGIKKYQWVTLPLSIHGVIVKKDGTKVNVVVGEEESDPVFGVSDLLIHLSADQMDKKAAKVVEGENLNILIGSIPIEDKDAKDRVRKNILRLLNDKYGIDEEDFVSAELEVVPAGKARDYGFDRSMVMAYGHDDRICSYTSFEAMMKMDKVDKTCVTLLVDKEEIGSVGATGMQSKFFENVVAEVVNLTSDNYSDLKLRRCLTNSKMLSSDVSAAFDPNYPSVMEKKNSAYFGKGIVFNKYTGAKGKAGSNDANPEYIAEIRAMMEKHNVSWQTAELGKVDQGGGGTIAYILAQYAMEVIDCGVALHNMHAPWEIASKADIYEAVRGYCAFLLEA
- a CDS encoding PHP domain-containing protein, whose protein sequence is MYIKGDFHTHTNASDGKYSSKELIYLAKEENLDIISVTDHDTTDGIEEALFYGEKLNIKVIPGIELSTTYNNCSVHVLGYFKGNNYKNNLIKDFQKHKKEFRKKRANEIINKLKEHFDIIISFDKIMESTKGVISRPHIAKAIVDAGYNYSWDYIFSNFIGEGCKAYVPNKTISTEEGISLLKKSGAISVLAHPVLIKKINVEDLFKLDFDGVEAIYYMNKLEDTIKLKSLSKKYNKIITGGSDFHGLTKTDGSHPDRIGATTLDQANIEKLLKFIDSV
- a CDS encoding NAD(P)H-dependent oxidoreductase, with translation MEELFLIIPNPKVSKELTDMIKIFCENFSKVTTIINSDNLLDLKEKKILFTIEVGFSGIDLYMWTFLESLKTKEKDFFYNSTATLLVHSSTELFTKDVCQNLIFITNSLGCRFIGHPIIEATASFKNFLTWQKTLNIPLEKICLNLCHKLGKRLLNYTPKYIKSPKITALYSSPHTFSNTLSLWHMASCKLKEYDINEIQIENGKVQECKGCSYKTCLHYGKQNSCFYGGFMVENILPAINGSDIVVWLCPNYNDAISSNISATINRLTVLYRKASFYDKCLLGVIVSGNSGSDSVAKQLIGALNINKGFLLPPYALLMETANDPKAIFKIPNIEKKAQKFALNIKKINCK
- a CDS encoding lactate dehydrogenase, giving the protein MNNLNLFYYIIENCIIISKKEENFKKITEKEVSSHKGLMYFLVDLDENNSRRSFLITNTSMLFIKNENLDILIEKYSLIPVPQFIKKAIQEKRLIGINKSYKNWRETLKFNPCQNPKWKINIVGLGDVGGTLITGLRLLGEDCIEEIGIYDKDINKISRWEYECNQIQSPTLNPNLPKIKALNEDEIFNCNMFVFCVSVGVPKIGNESKDVRLVQFEGNSKIVSLYAKLAKEKNFEGIFAVVSDPVDLLCKSALKEGLSPNQIRGYGLGVMNARAAYYAVKYPELKNYHVEGRAFGPHGEGLIIANSIENYDENLSDILTKKTREANLEIRSLGFKPYIAPALSSGSFSLIATIKSQWHYSATFLDGAFMGIKNRFINNTIELETYKNIPSKLLKKLERTHSYLKNF